CGGAGGTAATCCTTTTTCTCCAGCTCGCACTCAAACACGCTGTATTGCACCCACTGTCCGTAGGACTTCAGCGCCTTGTGGATCCTCGTGCGGCGTTTGTCTTCCTGGACATCGTATGAAATCACAATGAACATGATCCGTTCGTGATCCGTGATTCGTGATCCGTGACTCCTGATCTGTGATTCGTGATCTATGATTAACGGTCAATGTCAACAAACAAGGGATACTGACTACTTCACCACCAGTGGCACGTATCGGTCAAGCTCTCCGGTGATCGTTTTGGCGAGTATCCGAGCTTGCAGTTCAAAGCCTCTCAGATACGAGACCTTGTACCCAAACACCGGATGCTGAAACTCAGTCAGCTTGCGTTCCTCATATTGGCGAAGAAACGTCCGGCGCGCTGAGTCCTTCATCAGCACGACGCCGCCAAGGTGAGTCTGGAAATCTTCAGGCGCGACCATTCGCTTGTTGATGAGAGTGAGGACAACCGAATCAACAATAATGGAGCGGAACTCTTCCATCAAATCGAGGGCGAGGCTCGGCTTGCCATGACGGTCGGCGTGAAGAAATCCGACGTAAGGATCCAGGCCGACGATCTGAGTAGCGGCCATCAGATCATGCATCAACAGCGTGTAACCGAACGAGAGCATCGCATTGACTGGGTCGCGCGGCGGACGCTTAAGGCGTCTTTCAAAGCGAAAGCCATCGGCTTTGATCAGCGCGTCGAATGCTCCGAAATAAGCGGCGCTGGCCTCACCTTCGTGCCCGCGAATCTGGTCGAGCGTTGTGGCGAAGGGGAGCGCGTCTTGGGCGTGTTTGATGCGCTCGACTGCGGCGTCAAGCGTGATGAAGCGGTCGCTCGATGGGTCTTCCTCAGAACGGCGACTGCGAACAAGCATCGTGCGCATGTTGGCGAGCTTGCCGGCTACGAGAGCGCGGGCGACCTCTTTGACAGTCACCTCTGCGTCAGCGGCGCGATATTGCGCCCGGCGCAGAATCACATTGCCGTTCACCGGCGGCTGAAAGTGACCAAGATAGCGCCCAGCGTGGCTCAAGTAGCAGAGCGGAATGTTGTGCTCTAAGAGCGCCTGAACTGTCGCCGCCGTCACGGTCACTCGACCTAGGAGAACAATCGAAGAAACTTTGAGCATCGGGACATCAATAAGGGTCTGTTTCTCCTTGGTGACCTTGAGGCGTTCATCCACTTTTCGCAGCACTGCATCCTCGGTTGTAATGTAAAGGGTGGCCATTGCTATTTCTCTTTTTTGTGGTGTTGGTAAAGCTGGGTCAGTTTGTGACGTTTTGGGTCGAAGTGCCGACGGATGTCTTCGAGCGATTTGAAGAGGTATGCGGCGCAGTAATGGCAAAAGATGGATGTGCCGAGCAGCCGGATGATGCTGCTGCGGAAATCAACCTCCCCTCTCCTGAAACTGTCCCACACTTCTGGGTCTGGTTCTCCGCAACCAATTTCTCTGTCGCACTGTGACATATACATCGTCAACCTCCCGTTACTGAGTTTGAG
This genomic stretch from Blastocatellia bacterium harbors:
- the cas2 gene encoding CRISPR-associated endonuclease Cas2 produces the protein MFIVISYDVQEDKRRTRIHKALKSYGQWVQYSVFECELEKKDYLR
- the cas1d gene encoding type I-D CRISPR-associated endonuclease Cas1d yields the protein MATLYITTEDAVLRKVDERLKVTKEKQTLIDVPMLKVSSIVLLGRVTVTAATVQALLEHNIPLCYLSHAGRYLGHFQPPVNGNVILRRAQYRAADAEVTVKEVARALVAGKLANMRTMLVRSRRSEEDPSSDRFITLDAAVERIKHAQDALPFATTLDQIRGHEGEASAAYFGAFDALIKADGFRFERRLKRPPRDPVNAMLSFGYTLLMHDLMAATQIVGLDPYVGFLHADRHGKPSLALDLMEEFRSIIVDSVVLTLINKRMVAPEDFQTHLGGVVLMKDSARRTFLRQYEERKLTEFQHPVFGYKVSYLRGFELQARILAKTITGELDRYVPLVVK